In Rickettsiella endosymbiont of Aleochara curtula, one genomic interval encodes:
- the udk gene encoding uridine kinase, translating to MTQRCIIIGIAGASASGKSLLANTIVKELGSEQVAVISEDSYYKDNSNIPFENRLETNYDHPDAFDHHLLISHLKQLQAGKSVEIPIYNHTLHIREQQTRRLGPHTIIVLEGILLFAEISLRELMDIRIYMDTPLDVCLTRRIKRDVIERGREIGAVLTQYQQTVRPMYSQFIEPSKHYADIIVPRGGENRIAIELIKAKIRELLNNFSNKSKEENHGSAR from the coding sequence ATGACTCAGCGCTGTATCATCATCGGTATCGCCGGGGCCTCTGCTTCGGGCAAGAGTTTATTGGCCAATACCATCGTAAAAGAGCTAGGCTCCGAGCAAGTCGCTGTCATTTCTGAAGACTCTTATTATAAGGATAACAGTAACATCCCCTTTGAGAATCGTTTAGAAACCAATTATGATCACCCGGATGCGTTTGATCATCACCTGCTCATCAGTCATCTTAAGCAATTACAGGCTGGTAAATCCGTAGAAATTCCGATTTATAATCACACGTTACACATACGTGAACAGCAAACCCGACGCTTAGGTCCACATACGATCATTGTCTTAGAAGGTATCTTGCTGTTTGCGGAAATTAGCTTAAGGGAATTGATGGATATCCGTATCTATATGGATACTCCGTTAGATGTTTGTTTAACTCGTCGCATCAAACGCGATGTCATAGAGCGTGGTAGAGAAATCGGAGCCGTGTTAACACAATACCAACAAACCGTTCGTCCGATGTATTCCCAATTCATAGAGCCTTCGAAACATTATGCTGATATCATTGTTCCACGTGGCGGCGAAAACCGGATTGCGATCGAACTCATCAAAGCAAAAATCCGAGAATTATTAAATAATTTTAGTAACAAAAGCAAAGAGGAAAACCATGGGTCTGCTAGATAA
- a CDS encoding enoyl-ACP reductase has protein sequence MGLLDNKRALIVGLASDRSIAYGIAEAMHREGAKLAFAYQGEKLKERVTKMANRDFNSDIVIPCDVSRDEEITELFKQLNVTWDGLDILVHSVAYAPADQLQGDYLDNVNREGFRIAHDISSYSLAALAKAALPMMKDQTNGGAILTLTYLGAEKALQNYNIMGLAKASLEANVRYLANSLGPKHIRINAISAGPIRTLAASGISGFRKILAYNAAVTPLRQNTTIEQVGNTAAFLCSDMASGITGEVVHVDGGFHAIVAMGEPTEAATKI, from the coding sequence ATGGGTCTGCTAGATAATAAACGTGCATTAATTGTTGGTTTAGCGAGTGATCGATCGATTGCTTACGGAATTGCTGAAGCCATGCACCGCGAAGGAGCCAAACTAGCCTTTGCCTATCAAGGTGAAAAATTAAAAGAACGTGTCACTAAAATGGCTAATCGGGATTTTAATTCAGATATCGTCATTCCTTGCGATGTCAGTCGCGATGAAGAAATTACCGAACTTTTTAAACAACTGAATGTCACTTGGGATGGATTGGATATCTTGGTTCATTCGGTTGCTTATGCACCTGCCGACCAATTACAAGGTGATTATCTCGACAATGTGAATCGTGAAGGTTTTAGAATTGCACATGATATCAGTAGTTACAGTTTAGCGGCATTAGCGAAAGCGGCGTTGCCCATGATGAAAGATCAAACTAACGGCGGAGCCATTCTAACACTCACATATCTTGGTGCAGAAAAGGCTTTGCAAAATTATAATATTATGGGCTTAGCTAAGGCGAGTTTAGAGGCCAATGTCCGTTATCTGGCCAATAGTTTAGGCCCTAAGCACATCCGGATTAATGCTATCTCGGCGGGCCCCATACGCACACTCGCTGCCTCGGGCATTTCGGGCTTTCGAAAAATCTTGGCGTATAATGCGGCTGTTACGCCATTACGCCAAAATACTACGATAGAACAAGTCGGAAACACCGCGGCGTTCCTTTGTTCCGATATGGCTTCCGGTATTACCGGCGAAGTAGTGCATGTAGATGGTGGATTTCATGCCATCGTCGCCATGGGCGAGCCTACCGAAGCCGCAACAAAGATATAG
- a CDS encoding lipoprotein-releasing ABC transporter permease subunit yields MFRPIALYIGLRYTRAKKRNHFISFISLTSMIGIALGVMVLITVLSVMNGFDDAIRDRIYNIATQVTITATNGHPLTQIAPLTQKVSQQADVIASAPYAAGQGLLIDQGQPHPIMITGVLPNLEKNVSEIPHKIVEGNFNLEPGQYNIVLGEELALGLGIQVGDKVNVITPSVSLTPVGIIPRFKTFTVSGIFRVGRSFGFESGMAYVALKDAQTLFQLGQGVSGLRLKLNDLYLAPRVSSALNKALPPSYTVTDWTSTFGSLIYAISLEKRMMFFILLLLIAISAFNLVSSLMMVVTDKQSDIAILRTLGATPGTILSIFMVQGCVIGFSGTLLGLIGGIALASQVSNILSFIEHAFHVQIFASNVYFFVDKLPSKIETADVIHICLAALGMSLLATIYPALKAARTLPAEALRYE; encoded by the coding sequence GTGTTCCGTCCTATCGCTTTATACATAGGTTTGCGTTATACGCGTGCAAAAAAGCGTAATCATTTCATTTCCTTTATTTCGTTGACCTCGATGATAGGTATCGCACTCGGTGTGATGGTGCTAATCACAGTATTATCGGTGATGAATGGTTTTGATGATGCGATACGTGATCGCATCTATAATATAGCAACTCAAGTCACTATCACTGCGACGAATGGACATCCACTGACGCAAATTGCTCCGTTAACACAAAAAGTATCGCAACAGGCCGACGTTATTGCCAGCGCCCCCTATGCTGCGGGACAAGGTTTATTAATTGATCAAGGCCAACCGCATCCGATTATGATCACCGGTGTACTGCCTAATTTGGAGAAAAATGTCTCTGAAATACCGCATAAAATTGTGGAAGGTAATTTCAACTTAGAACCCGGTCAATATAATATTGTGTTGGGTGAAGAATTAGCCTTAGGCTTGGGCATTCAAGTCGGAGACAAAGTTAATGTCATCACACCTAGTGTCAGCTTAACCCCTGTCGGAATTATTCCTCGCTTTAAAACCTTTACGGTCAGCGGAATTTTTCGTGTTGGACGAAGTTTTGGATTTGAAAGTGGCATGGCGTACGTCGCCCTAAAAGATGCACAAACATTGTTTCAATTGGGTCAAGGCGTAAGCGGCTTACGTTTAAAGTTAAATGATTTATATCTCGCACCGCGTGTTTCGAGTGCACTTAATAAAGCATTACCACCCTCTTATACCGTAACTGATTGGACCAGTACCTTCGGTAGTTTGATATATGCTATTTCTTTAGAAAAAAGAATGATGTTTTTTATTTTATTATTACTAATCGCCATCTCGGCATTTAATTTAGTTTCATCGTTAATGATGGTGGTCACCGATAAACAATCCGATATTGCGATTTTGCGTACTTTGGGCGCGACTCCCGGTACGATTTTAAGTATTTTTATGGTTCAAGGTTGCGTGATTGGTTTTAGCGGTACTTTATTGGGCTTAATCGGTGGCATTGCATTGGCCTCTCAAGTGAGTAACATCTTAAGCTTTATCGAACATGCCTTTCATGTGCAAATTTTTGCTTCTAATGTTTACTTTTTCGTAGATAAGTTACCTTCCAAAATTGAAACCGCTGACGTTATCCATATCTGTTTAGCTGCTTTGGGTATGAGCTTATTAGCCACCATTTATCCAGCATTAAAAGCCGCGCGTACACTTCCTGCGGAGGCTTTACGTTATGAATAG
- the lolD gene encoding lipoprotein-releasing ABC transporter ATP-binding protein LolD — MNRSSKQDAAVLSCTRLSKTFHDGSLYVEVLKPINFSVQARERIAIVGPSGAGKSTLLHLLGGLDRPSSGEVFLAGQNLAELTENQRSQLRNRYLGFIYQFHHLLPEFSVLENTCIPLLLSGVKPSLAQKKALTLLKKVGLIHRQHHKLGELSGGERQRTAIVRALVNNPLCILADEPTGNLDSHTAEQVYQTLLELNEEFNTSLIIVTHDQGLASRLDRILHMEDGQLMPA, encoded by the coding sequence ATGAATAGATCATCTAAACAGGATGCTGCTGTACTGAGTTGTACGCGTTTAAGTAAAACCTTTCACGATGGTTCACTGTATGTAGAAGTACTCAAACCTATCAATTTTTCTGTGCAAGCTCGCGAACGTATTGCTATCGTTGGTCCTTCAGGCGCAGGAAAAAGTACCTTACTACATTTATTAGGTGGATTGGATCGCCCTAGTTCTGGCGAAGTTTTTCTGGCAGGACAAAATTTAGCGGAATTGACCGAGAACCAGCGTAGTCAGCTGCGTAATCGTTATCTTGGTTTTATTTATCAATTTCACCATCTATTACCTGAATTTAGTGTATTAGAAAATACGTGTATTCCTTTATTATTATCAGGTGTTAAGCCCTCCTTAGCCCAAAAGAAAGCACTTACTTTATTAAAAAAAGTCGGTCTGATACATCGGCAACACCATAAGCTCGGTGAATTATCCGGTGGAGAACGTCAACGCACTGCCATCGTCAGAGCGTTAGTTAACAATCCACTTTGTATCTTAGCGGATGAGCCCACGGGTAATCTCGATAGCCACACGGCCGAGCAGGTTTATCAAACTTTACTCGAACTCAATGAAGAATTTAATACCAGCTTAATTATCGTCACGCATGATCAAGGTCTCGCAAGTCGATTAGATCGAATTTTACATATGGAAGATGGCCAGTTAATGCCTGCTTGA
- a CDS encoding response regulator: MSILKLRANLVGKIKDFGNCFHPMLKKSLEELSLPTKKMTDSLARILCIDDNKICQTININQLQKFGCRVDCVNSARSALEKLTLAYQVIFLDVHLPDCSIDVLINLIRSDEGNVNQKVPIILTSSWLNEAFKKNYLALDVDDVYVKPMQEKDFKKILQNYGVIKF, from the coding sequence ATGTCAATTTTAAAATTACGAGCTAACCTCGTTGGAAAAATTAAAGATTTTGGAAATTGCTTTCACCCCATGTTGAAAAAATCTTTAGAAGAATTAAGCTTACCTACAAAAAAAATGACTGACTCTTTGGCGCGAATTTTATGTATAGACGATAACAAAATTTGTCAAACAATCAATATCAATCAACTTCAAAAATTTGGTTGCCGGGTGGATTGTGTTAATTCTGCACGCAGTGCTCTAGAGAAACTGACCTTAGCTTACCAAGTTATTTTCTTAGATGTCCATTTGCCGGATTGCAGCATTGACGTATTGATTAATTTAATCCGTAGTGATGAGGGTAATGTTAATCAAAAGGTACCCATCATATTAACCAGTAGTTGGCTTAACGAAGCTTTCAAGAAAAATTATCTCGCTTTAGATGTCGATGATGTGTATGTAAAGCCCATGCAAGAAAAGGATTTTAAAAAAATTTTACAAAACTATGGTGTTATAAAATTTTAA
- the ftsB gene encoding cell division protein FtsB: MKSLIAILTVLFLSLQYKLWFVQDGVWRVHQLKKQIAQQMKENAQMGQRNTAMVAEIKDLKSGKVALEAHARRDLNMVKPNELFYMLVEKPEQKHSVNTH, encoded by the coding sequence ATGAAATCTCTCATAGCTATTTTGACCGTACTTTTTTTAAGTTTGCAATACAAACTATGGTTTGTACAAGATGGCGTATGGCGAGTACATCAACTTAAGAAACAGATTGCTCAGCAAATGAAAGAAAATGCACAAATGGGCCAACGCAATACGGCGATGGTGGCAGAAATCAAGGATCTTAAGTCAGGTAAAGTCGCATTAGAAGCGCACGCACGTCGCGATCTGAATATGGTAAAACCTAACGAGCTATTTTATATGCTAGTGGAAAAGCCAGAACAGAAACACTCAGTAAACACCCATTAA
- the eno gene encoding phosphopyruvate hydratase — protein MSKIAEIKAYEILDSRANPTIAVEVILDSGLKADASVPSGASTGSKEALELRDTNRSDRYQGKGVLLAIQNILGPIRKNLIGREVTDQKTLDHLMKELDGTDNKEKLGANAILGVSLGLLKAAALAQGQELYVHIAELMGQHDKKYLMPVPQMNIINGGVHADNPLAIQEFMILPLGAPTFSEALRWGVETFHCLKSYLKKQGFNTNVGDEGGFAPDFQTHHAAIESILEAIQQAGYKPGKDIYLGLDAASNEFYDQGKYCLENKELDAEQWITYLEHLVQQYPIISLEDGMAESDERGWMQLTQRLGKKIQLVGDDLFVTNPALFQQGIDKKLANAILIKLNQIGTVSETLEVISLAKQAHYAAVISHRSGETEDTTIADLAVGTGVGQIKTGSACRTDRTAKYNRLLRIEAELAKKDQVNYAGKNAFSRFLNA, from the coding sequence ATGTCAAAAATTGCTGAGATTAAAGCGTATGAAATTTTAGATTCGCGGGCTAATCCTACTATTGCCGTCGAAGTCATCTTGGATTCAGGATTAAAAGCAGACGCTAGTGTACCTTCGGGTGCATCGACAGGCTCAAAAGAAGCTCTAGAATTAAGAGATACTAATCGATCGGATCGTTACCAAGGTAAAGGTGTTTTATTAGCGATCCAAAATATTTTAGGACCGATTCGGAAAAATTTAATTGGAAGGGAAGTGACTGATCAAAAAACATTAGATCATTTAATGAAAGAACTTGATGGAACTGATAATAAAGAAAAATTAGGCGCGAATGCTATTTTGGGTGTTTCATTAGGTTTACTGAAAGCCGCTGCTTTAGCCCAAGGACAAGAACTGTATGTGCACATTGCTGAGCTGATGGGTCAACACGATAAGAAATACCTAATGCCAGTTCCGCAGATGAATATTATTAATGGGGGCGTCCATGCCGATAATCCCTTAGCGATACAAGAATTTATGATCTTACCGCTAGGCGCACCGACTTTCAGTGAAGCTTTACGCTGGGGTGTAGAGACTTTTCATTGTTTAAAATCCTATTTAAAAAAACAAGGTTTCAATACCAATGTGGGCGATGAAGGAGGTTTCGCACCTGATTTTCAGACGCACCATGCAGCGATAGAAAGTATTTTAGAGGCTATTCAACAAGCGGGATATAAGCCAGGGAAGGATATCTATTTAGGATTGGATGCCGCCAGTAATGAATTTTATGATCAAGGGAAATATTGTTTAGAAAATAAGGAATTAGATGCCGAACAGTGGATTACCTATTTAGAGCATTTAGTGCAACAATATCCTATTATTAGCTTAGAAGATGGTATGGCCGAATCCGATGAACGAGGTTGGATGCAACTCACGCAACGACTGGGTAAAAAAATTCAACTGGTCGGAGATGATTTATTTGTAACTAATCCGGCTTTATTTCAGCAGGGAATAGATAAAAAATTAGCCAATGCTATTCTGATTAAGTTGAATCAGATTGGCACAGTCAGCGAAACCTTAGAGGTGATTAGCTTAGCGAAACAAGCGCATTACGCTGCAGTTATTTCACATCGTTCGGGCGAAACAGAAGATACTACAATAGCCGATTTAGCCGTCGGCACGGGTGTAGGACAGATAAAAACCGGTTCGGCGTGTCGGACCGATCGAACCGCTAAATACAATCGCTTATTACGTATTGAAGCAGAGCTTGCAAAGAAGGATCAGGTGAATTATGCCGGTAAAAATGCTTTTTCACGTTTTTTAAATGCTTAA
- the kdsA gene encoding 3-deoxy-8-phosphooctulonate synthase: MKLLNFEVGIDQPLFVMAGPCVVESEQLAMETAGRLKEITNKLNIPFIYKSSFDKANRSSANSFRGLGLEAGLAILAKVKKELGVAIVTDVHEDTPLNEVASVVDILQTPAFLCRQTNFIQKVAQQGLPVNIKKGQFLSPWDMQYVVEKARQVGNKQIMVCERGVTFGYNNLVSDMRSLAIMRATQCPVVFDATHSVQLPGGQGGSSGGQREFIPVLARAAVAVGISGLFMETHPNPEQALSDGPNSWPLAKIAELLTTLKELDAIVKKTNLIETTL, from the coding sequence ATGAAATTGCTAAATTTTGAAGTCGGTATTGATCAACCTTTATTTGTTATGGCAGGGCCTTGCGTGGTGGAAAGCGAACAGTTAGCGATGGAAACCGCTGGACGCTTAAAAGAAATAACCAATAAATTGAATATCCCCTTTATTTATAAATCCTCCTTTGATAAAGCAAATCGCTCTTCAGCTAACAGTTTTCGTGGTTTGGGTTTAGAGGCAGGCTTAGCTATTTTAGCCAAAGTAAAAAAGGAATTAGGTGTTGCCATAGTCACCGATGTTCATGAAGACACACCCTTAAATGAAGTGGCGAGCGTAGTCGATATTTTGCAAACGCCCGCATTTTTATGCCGACAAACTAATTTTATCCAAAAAGTCGCGCAGCAAGGTTTACCGGTTAATATTAAAAAAGGTCAGTTTCTTTCTCCATGGGATATGCAATACGTCGTCGAGAAAGCCCGTCAAGTAGGGAATAAACAAATTATGGTTTGTGAGCGTGGAGTGACTTTCGGATACAATAATCTTGTTTCCGATATGCGTTCATTGGCCATTATGCGCGCAACGCAATGTCCAGTGGTATTTGATGCGACACACTCTGTACAATTGCCCGGCGGTCAAGGTGGATCATCAGGAGGCCAACGCGAATTTATACCAGTATTAGCACGTGCGGCAGTGGCGGTTGGCATATCTGGACTTTTTATGGAGACCCATCCCAACCCAGAGCAAGCATTGAGCGATGGACCCAATTCATGGCCATTGGCAAAAATAGCTGAACTGTTAACTACCTTGAAAGAGCTAGATGCCATCGTAAAAAAAACCAATTTAATAGAAACAACGCTATAG
- a CDS encoding heme ABC transporter permease: MNRVRKRNKIYRYIAVHHFYTLSNYLVPIFALSLLVFGIYGAIGGLYLAPADYQQGDAFRIIYVHVPSAFLSLFIYFIMAFFSVIGLIFRIKLAELIVSGSVFLGSWFTFLALLTGSVWAKPMWGAWWVWDARLTSELVLLFLYLGVIALRSAIPERHIAAQATAILLMLGLANIPIIHYSVYWWNTLHQGATLHFLSPSLIEPSMLYPLLSMLVAFISFYFVVLLLHIRCEILQQYIKLKQVNDM; the protein is encoded by the coding sequence ATGAATCGTGTAAGAAAAAGAAATAAAATCTACCGATATATCGCAGTACATCACTTTTATACATTGTCCAACTATTTAGTTCCCATCTTTGCTTTATCTTTATTAGTATTTGGTATTTATGGAGCGATAGGGGGTTTATATTTAGCCCCTGCGGATTATCAACAAGGAGATGCTTTCCGCATTATTTATGTTCATGTGCCTAGCGCGTTTTTATCGTTGTTTATTTATTTTATTATGGCATTTTTCTCTGTCATCGGTTTAATTTTTCGTATCAAATTAGCAGAGTTGATTGTTTCCGGTAGTGTTTTTTTAGGTTCATGGTTTACTTTCTTAGCGTTGTTAACAGGAAGTGTTTGGGCTAAACCAATGTGGGGAGCTTGGTGGGTTTGGGATGCGCGTTTAACTTCGGAACTCGTCTTATTATTTTTATATTTAGGTGTTATTGCTTTACGTTCCGCCATTCCTGAGCGCCATATTGCAGCGCAAGCGACAGCGATATTGCTGATGTTAGGTTTAGCCAATATTCCCATTATTCATTATTCAGTCTATTGGTGGAATACGTTGCATCAAGGCGCCACACTACATTTTTTAAGTCCTTCATTAATCGAGCCTTCTATGCTTTATCCTTTATTATCGATGCTAGTAGCCTTTATAAGCTTTTATTTTGTTGTTTTATTATTACATATCCGCTGCGAAATTTTACAGCAATATATTAAACTCAAACAAGTTAATGACATGTAA
- a CDS encoding heme exporter protein CcmB, protein MLNDNFFLKLGTNLRCELLAIFRNYQELIYPLLFLILAIILFPLSISADPVLLEKISPGIFWVVELFLVLLMLDQLFRNDWREGDLEQLILLPNELALVLFIKLIVFCLVISVSLFLVTPILSLSLFIPVVALKTLYLSILLGTPTLIFLGGIARALTLGLRHSGLLIVLIIIPFYIPVLIFASSAVTLASMGLSANGALAWLGVLMVLSMSLSPLVISKILRLGIAFA, encoded by the coding sequence ATGTTAAATGATAATTTTTTTTTAAAACTAGGAACCAACTTACGTTGCGAGTTATTAGCTATTTTTCGTAATTATCAAGAATTGATTTACCCATTATTATTTTTGATTTTAGCCATTATTTTATTCCCTTTAAGTATAAGTGCCGATCCTGTTTTATTAGAAAAAATATCCCCTGGAATTTTTTGGGTGGTAGAATTATTTTTAGTATTATTAATGCTCGATCAACTGTTTCGAAATGATTGGAGAGAGGGTGATTTGGAGCAGCTTATTTTACTGCCGAATGAACTTGCTTTAGTATTATTTATTAAATTAATCGTTTTTTGTTTAGTGATTAGTGTGTCTTTGTTTCTTGTGACGCCGATTTTGAGTTTAAGCTTGTTTATTCCGGTCGTGGCGCTAAAGACCTTATATCTCAGTATCTTACTCGGCACTCCAACGTTAATATTTCTGGGCGGCATTGCTCGCGCCTTAACCTTGGGTCTACGTCATAGTGGCTTATTAATAGTATTGATAATAATTCCCTTTTATATTCCGGTATTAATTTTTGCCAGCAGTGCAGTTACGCTGGCGAGCATGGGATTGTCTGCCAATGGAGCTTTAGCTTGGTTAGGTGTGTTAATGGTCCTGAGTATGAGTTTATCGCCGTTGGTTATAAGTAAAATATTGCGTTTAGGTATCGCTTTTGCTTAA
- the ccmA gene encoding cytochrome c biogenesis heme-transporting ATPase CcmA → MLTVERLGYARNDRVLFKQLTFQLFPGQILHIVGANGSGKTTLLQILTGLRIPLTGNILWHGISIEKNRVNFTENLLYVNHRLGMKAALTPIENLYLCLARRNLIHKQSKQRALHDIQQVLEQLDLKNCSGTLLTQLSVGQQRRLNLAKLLLIKADCWILDEPFTSLDKAGIAFLSCLMEKQSARGGTIVFTSHQVAYTSSAEIKTIFLDANHVK, encoded by the coding sequence GTGTTAACCGTGGAGAGACTTGGCTATGCACGTAATGACAGAGTTCTGTTTAAACAACTTACATTTCAACTTTTTCCAGGACAGATATTGCATATAGTCGGTGCTAATGGTTCAGGTAAAACCACGCTATTGCAGATATTAACTGGATTACGTATTCCTTTAACAGGAAATATTCTGTGGCATGGAATCTCAATTGAGAAAAATAGAGTAAATTTTACTGAAAATTTACTCTATGTTAACCATCGTTTAGGTATGAAAGCAGCTCTGACGCCAATTGAAAATCTGTATTTATGTTTGGCTAGACGTAATTTAATCCATAAGCAATCTAAACAAAGAGCACTGCATGATATTCAACAAGTGTTAGAACAATTAGATCTAAAAAATTGTTCAGGAACGTTATTAACGCAGCTTTCAGTGGGTCAACAACGGCGTTTGAATTTAGCGAAATTGTTATTGATCAAAGCGGACTGTTGGATCTTGGATGAACCTTTTACTTCTCTAGATAAAGCAGGAATTGCATTTCTATCCTGTTTGATGGAAAAACAAAGCGCTAGAGGCGGAACCATAGTTTTTACTAGTCATCAAGTGGCTTATACATCATCTGCAGAAATAAAAACAATTTTTTTAGACGCTAACCATGTTAAATGA